The genomic DNA gatcactgggatgtgtagtcactgagagatcactgggatgtgtagtcactgagagatcactgggatgtgtagtcactgagagatcactgggatgtgtagtcactgagagatcactgggatgtgtagtcactgagagatcactgggatgtgtagtcactgagagatcactgggatgtgtagtcactgagagatcactgggatgtgtagtcactgagagatcactgggatgtgtagtcactgagagatcactgggatgtgtagtcactgagagatcactgggatgtgtagtcactgagagatcactgggatgtgtagtcactgagagatcactgggatgtgtagtcactGAGAGATCACTGGGATCACTGTGTAGTCACTGAGATCACTGatcactgggatgtgtagtcactgagagatcactgggatgtgtagtcactgagagatcactgggatgtgtagtcactgagagatcactgggatgtgtagtcactgagagatcactgggatgtgtagtcactgagagatcactgggatgtgtagtcactgagagatcactgggatgtgtagtcactgagagatcactgggatgtgtagtcactgagagatcactgggatgtgtagtcactgagatcactgggatgtgtagtcactgagatcactgggatgtgtagtcactgagagatcactgggatgtgtagtcactgagagatcactgggatgtgtagtcactgagagatcactgggatgtgtagtcactgagagatcactgggatgtgtagtcacagagatcactgggatgtgtagtcacagagatcactgggatgtgtagtcacagagatcactgggatgtgtagtcactgagagatcactgggatgtgtagtcactgagagatcactgggtcactgagagatcactggggtgtgtagtcactgagagatcactggggtgtgtagtcactgagagatcactggggtgtgtagtcactgagagatcactggggtgtgtagtcactgagagatcactggggtgtgtagtcactgagagatcactggggtgtgtagtcactgagagatcactggggtgtgtagtcactgagagatcactggggtgtgtagtcactgagagatcactggggtgtgtagtcactgagagatcactgggatgtgtagtcactgagatcactgggatgtgtagtcactgagatcactgggatgtgtagtcactgagatcactgggatgtgtagtcactgagatcactgggatgtgtagtcactgagagatcactgggatgtgtagtcactgagagatcactgggatgtgtagtcactgagagatcactgggatgtgtagtcactgagagatcactgggatgtgtagtcactgagagatcactgggatgtgtagtcactgagagatcactgggatgtgtagtcactgagagatcactgggatgtgtagtcactgagtgatcactgggatgtgtagtcactgagagatcactgggatgtgtagtcactgagtgatcactgggatgtgtagtcactgagagatcactgggatgtgtagtcactGAGAGATCACTGGGAGTGTAGTCACTGAGATCACTGGGGTGTGTAGTCACTGAGAGatcactgggatgtgtagtcactgagagatcactgggatgtgtagtcactgagagatcactgggatgtgtagtcactgagagatcactgggatgtgtagtcactgagagatcactgggatgtgtagtcactgagagatcactgggatgtgggatgtgtagtcactgagatcactgggatgtgtagtcactgagagatcactgggatgtgtagtcactgagagatcactgggatgtgtagtcactgagagatcactgggatgtgtagtcactGAGATGAGTCACTGGGATGATCACTGtcactgggatgtgtagtcactgagagatcactgggatgtgtagtcactgagtgatcactgggatgtgtagtcactgagagatcactgggatgtgtagtcactGAGAGATCACTGGGATGGTCATGTGTAGtcactgggatgtgtagtcactgggatgtgtagtcactgggatgtgtagtcactgatcactgggatgtgtagtcactgagagatcactgggatgtgtagtcactgagagatcactgggatgtgtagtcactgagagatcactgggatgtgtagtcacagagatcactgggatgtgtagtcacagagatcactgggatgtgtagtcacagagatcactgggatgtgtagtcactgagatcactgggatgtgtagtcacagagatcactgggatgtgtagtcacagagatcactgggatgtgtagtcactgagatcactgggatgtgtagtcactgagagatcactgggatgtgtagtcactgagagatcactgggatgtgtagtcacAGAGATCACTGGGATGTGTGACTTGTTGGCACCAGTTCCATCCCTGTTGAACAAAATACACCACAATTTGAGTTTTTACATTCGTGCATTTTGGTTGTTAGCATTGATTGACTAAGAAGCAGTTATTAACATATTATTCATTTATATTGTTGGTCTTGAAAAGTGACAGCAGCACAATCATGGgggatagatactgtagaggcAGAGTGCAACAGACTGAACAATAAACTATCTGTCTATAGagatcggcaggtagcctagcggttagcgtATCTCACAGTATCCCTAACTGAAAGCCGACAAGATGTGCCCatgagcaaggtacttaaccctaatttgctccaggggcgctgtactactatggctgaccctgtaaatcaacacattactgtgtatCTGGTGTATTTAACAATAAAACATCTTAgactcaccatcaccaccagtgGTCTTCCTCCTGTTGTAGTAGAGGAGACCAGCTGCTGCAGAGACCACCCCCAGCACCAGCCCAGACGCTCCGATGGTTATCTTCCTCCTGTTGTAGTAGAGGAGACCAGCTGCTGCAGAGACCACGCCCAGCACCAGCCCAGACGCTCCGATGGTTATCTTCCTCCTGTTGTAGTAGAGGAGACCAGCTGCTGCAGAGACCAGCCCCAGCACCAGCCCAGACGCTCCGATGGCTATCTTCCTCCTGTTGTAGTAGAGGAGACCAGCTGCTGCAGAGACCAGCCCCAGCACCAGCCCAGACGCCCCGATGGCTATCTTGCTCCTCTCAGACTCTGGCAGAGACATGTCTGGGATGAAACGTAGTGATATGAATGTCGTTATAGTTAGTTGTTTGAAAAACATCATTAATTACCTGACTTATCAGAGCTCTTTGGTCCCTTATTTCAATCTTTCCTTACTTCCTTGCTTCCTTATTCCCTTCTCTAAACCATTTCCAGTAACACTCAGTTTGTTCCCTGACTTCCTTGTCCCCTTTTTCCTTGTCCCCTTACTTCCTTACCCCAGTGGAGGATCTTTGGTTCAGTGAAGCTGGCGTACTCCACCATGCAGTAGATATTCTCTCCAGGCGTGGGAGTGTACTCCGGGTAGGAGTGGATTTGATAGTGCCAGTCGCCATTGGCTAGCTCCTCAGAGGAAGTCATGTTTGAGGGCACTTCCTGTCCATTCCTCAACCAGGTCACCCTGATCTGTTTTGGGTAGTACTTGTAGGCACTGCACTTCAACATGGAGGGGTGTCTGTCACCGTGGGGCGTCATGGACAGATGAACGGAGGGCTCAACTGAGAGGggaaaataatataataaaacaCTATTATTTTGTTTTCTACTTCTTGGTGTTTTTCAATGGACAATGGACAGGAATGGACAGGAATGGACAGGAATGGACAGGTATGGACATGTCCACTAAGGTTGTATATCTATATACGGGTCAGTTCCCTTTCTAGCTTGGGTGTCAATGTGTTCCACCTATAAGCTTTAGTAAGTGTCATTTTAGATGGAGTCAATTGAGGTGGCTTTGTTGTGTCAAGACTGATACCCGAGCTAGTTCTCTTTTATTCCCTCAAAACAAACTCCGCAAGATTCCACCCTGGGATGGTGCGAGTTAGATAAGAACAGCACAGACAGGTTTCTTTCTGGAAGTTCCCTAACTTGTCAAACCCAAACATAACTCATGTAATAATCAATAATCAATTTCTGAAATCTCTTTTCTTCCCACCATTGCTCTCCATAGAACTGCTTACCGTTGTTGTTTACTCCAGCCTCGTAGGCGACGGCACCATAATGTTTGCAGAAGAAATGAAGTGGAGTTTGAACCGATGCCAGGACCACGGGACTGGTGTTTAATTGCTGAGCCTTATGAATCCCAATGGGTGTGTAACCAGTCTATTGAGACTGCTGTTGTATTCCATGACCTTCACCAGGTCTGAAATAGCTCTCCAGATGTACTCCACATCGTGTGGATCTTCCCCTCTGGAATAACAAAGGTCGAGGATGGTGATAAAGTGTCCATCTGGTGAGAAAAAAACATGAATGAACCATAAAGGTTTTGTGTttaaatatattatttatttttattaaactGAGCACATATGACTTTATGaaattaatgtaaaaaaaaacatttccaaatATATTGCAGAATTTCACAACAGCTACTGCAAAATCAAGCATTTTTGGCATTCAGAAATCACACAAAAAAATTGTGCGAAACCCTGGAGGGactgaataatagtgaagacatcaaaactatgaaataacgcatttggagtcatgtagtaaccccccCAAAAGGTGTGAAAttaatccaaatatattttatatttgtgatttttcaaagtagccaccctttggcctcatgacagctttgcacactcttggcattctctcaaccagcttcatgaagaatgcttttccaacagtcttgaaggagttcccacatatggaAACAAGCAGGCAAGTGTGACTCAAAATGGCTAGGGTAAGGAAGTAAGGAAGCAAACTGAGTGACTGACTGGAATTTCTGTGGTAAGGGAGAAAGGAACTAAAGAAATAGTGAAGTATGGAATCAAAGAGCTCATATTAATGTGGTTCACCATTTCAGAGATACTTTTATTTCATCCCAGACACAACTCTGCATGATTTAAGTGTGGTTGTATGTATGTTAGagatgtgtgtttgttttgtgactGTAACTTGAGCCATTCTAACTCAGAGTCTGAGAGGAGAAAGATAGCCATCTGGGCTGGTGCTGGGGGTGGTCTTTGGTGCAGTTGGTCTCATCTATTACAACAGGAGGAAGACCACTTGTGGTGAGACATACAAGAATTTATCAAAAATATTATAGTTCACTGGTAGAGAGACATACAACAATCTATCTGAGATATTATAGTTCCCTGGTGGTGAGACAATCCTCTATCTGAGATATTACATTCAGAGGCCTACCTTTTGACCCACAATTGCCTCACAATGACCATGGCACTAAGTGAACCTGTGATAAGTGTGTAACTTTTTACAATGCCTTCGTTAAGCCAAGCCCAGACCAAGTGGATAGGTTGACACATGAAACGCAGAGCGCCTCCCAGCTGTGGCACAATGCAAGGACTCTGCGCATCACTGCCAGCACAGCACACACAGTTCCCAGGCGCAGCACAACAAACCCAGGGAAATTCTTAAATGAACACTTGCTCCTGACTTTTAGAGGGAATTCTGCCACTTGGTGCCGCAACCAGGACAAAGGCACACAACTGATGGATGGCAGAGGATTTGCTGTGGAGAGAAAAGGCACGGTGGTGCATCCTGGCCATCCCTGGTCGGCAGCTGGGATTCTGGATCCTGGAGGTCAAATTTAACCTGAGGctccaaatcaaattttattggtcacatacacgtgtctAGCAGATGTTATTACAGGTGTAGTCACTGTATTTCATGTTTTCAAATAAAAATGAATAAGTTACATTGAACAATACATTGCAGTTAATGAGgttactagtacacacacacacacccacttgcTGGAAATAAGCTCCCTCTCAGATTCACAAGGCCAGCACAGATATGTAGTATTTTATCGATTATGGAGATCAGTGTGATTGGCACAGTCTTTCAAATGCCGTATTGCCCTTTCGACATGGATGTGGACGTTTGTAATACGGCGAGTGTTGGTCACCTCCTCACAGGTGAGCTGCCCTCCTCGGCAAGAGAACGCTGGAAAGACCAAGGTCACCCTACGTACATCCGGTACGTCCCGGACGTTAAATCCACGACCCCCAGTCGCCTCATCCCCAGAGCGAAGGTAATTCACAAAAGGCTGAGTGCTGTATtgtggccacacaaaatattgacactttgggcccaatttgtACATTTTCACTTagaggtgtactcacttttgttgccagcggtttagacattaatggctgtgttgagttattttgaggggacagcaaatgtacactgttatacaagctgtacactcactactttacattgtagcaaattgtcatttcttcagtgttgtcacatgaaaagataaactcaaatatttacaaaaatgtgaggggtgtactcacttttgtgatatactgtatagtatCTGCAGGTTTGGCAACCAGACTCTCGATCCCTCATTGGATACCTGGGTCATCTGCAGGTTTGGCAACCAGACTCTCGATCCCTCATTGGACACCTGGGTCATCTCCATGGCACTGCTGATCTGTATAGTATCTGCAGGTTTGGCAACCAGACTCTCGATCCCTCATTGGATACCAGGGTCATCTCCATGGCACTGCTGATCTGTATAGTATCTGCAGGTTTGGCAACCAGACTCTCGATCCCTCATTGGATACCTGGGTCATCTCCATGGCACTGCTGATCTGTATAGTTCGACTGCAATAGTTGTGGTCCTCCAGGATGGGATCCATCCATTGTGACTGAGCATCAGAGAAGCCCTGGGGTGCAGGAGGTGACTAACTCGCCCATGCTTGACAGTCACCTTCAAGGTTAAGCATCAAGTAATAGTTGTCATTGTAAGCTTGGACAGGCAATGGCACTGGAACATCTGATCAATAACACTGACATTTTGGGAGTCAACTAATACAAACTGTTTGCCCGGTCAGTGAGCTGAAAACGCCAACCTTCTGTCATAAtgttgtcagtgactctttgcAACTGTCGTTGGCGTTTCTTCTCTGGAGCTCTATCGTAGCCTAGTCATAGGGTTGGGTCAGGCTACTCGACTTGGTCAAAAAAGTGGAACGAGCAGACACAATGTCTTCGGTGGTTTCTTTCATTTGAGATTTCGCAACCACAATCGCTTAGTCTTCTTCTGCAGTTGGTAGACGATGGAATGTGTACCATGGTGGACGCGTGCATTCTGACCTTTTTAATGGTGTATTAGCTTGgaccaaacaaaaaaacaacgtTAACAACGAAGGTCAAATGTACTATTCAACTAGCGATTAAGATAGCTAGCTACTCCGGGAGAAAACAACTGCAATAAGAAGTCTACTTCAAACTGGAAACTTCAGAATATTGTGGATTGAGATTCCTTCACATTCTGGAGCCTACATTATTTTTGACTGTGCATCCTCATGCCGCTAGATGGCACTTTTGTAATACTGAAGAATAACAATCGATGGGTTAGTTTACAACTGGCAGAAAGCCGTGTGTTGTGATTCTAGATGGCCAGATAGTTAGCAACAATGACAAGCTGCCTTGTGGGGAATCGTATGTGGCTCTTTTCAGCTAGTTATCTAACCAGCAAGTGTAatgatgtatttgagagacaacaagtgctcattgtgcaaatgtatttatcttttcaataaacattggagatgaAATCTAGTTTCCATGTTGTCAACAAGCTAAgccaactctgtgtgtgtgttttgtcccatAGTTGCGCAAGCATCCGTTTTGTTTGCTAAAAAAACAACCTTATAATTTGAGGCGTAAAACAGAGAGGTATACTGGACCCCCTAAAACATACCACTTCGATACAGCTATGACTAGAAATGACTTTTCGTAACAGGTGCAGACATAGTTGGGGGAAGTAGTTTGGGGCGTCATATTTCCGTCAGGGGACAGCTACTATGTGAAGTGCACGCGTGCAATAACTCAGTTGGTCTTTGCACTCCTTTTAAACAATGCCATTTTTGGAAACTTTGacaagggtaaagtctacaaagcTTAGTCCACTCTGTTCGGAACAGTTTATAGTATTgagaacagaaaactgtattgagatcaaatgtttaatcgaTGATAAGATTTGCAGAATGTCtgccaaaatccatctcgttcAATCTCCTCCCAttgccggccactgggcttcctctcactaccatatttggtagtgagtggaaacaccaagcggatgcttcacatttattacatccggtgaaatatctgttCTATCTGTGCCTTAATGCTCAAATGTCAGATGTGTTCAGACTGACATGGCTACTCTAGTTGTCATGGTGGGTGTGTGCAGGGGCAtaggctgattggtggtggtgccCATTCTTCCTCTCAATCAGAAGTTGTTTTGTAGCTTGCAAAGTCTACCCCAGTTGCTTTTAATGTTTGATATGAAAGTCTCCCACAGTTGCTTTGAATGTTTTAAATCTTAGTGTAAGAACACTTTTAAAGCCTCAAAGGATAAGATGATCCAACTTTCAAAATGAGTCCTTTTTGGCTAGCCACGGGcatttaactagctagctaggtagttgTTTAGCTTGCTAGCACATTCAAGCATTCAAACAATAAACAAACGTGTGAGCTACCAGATGTTGTTTtcaaactgtcaacagagtagctagcaagcaacaaTATATGCTAAATCACAGTCTGGAAACCACTTAAGGGCATTTCACCTTTCAGACAAGTcacatggccaggaatcagatttaTGTGATTTCAAAATGTGGCTTGAAATATCTGATTCCATGTGCTTTTTGTCTGTGTAGACTCCAGGAAAAATATCAGATTTGACTCAGCTATATACACTTTTTGTATTTGAGTCAAACTTCATAAAACTAGAAAACAATTATTTGACAGGTATACAATCCGTTCTTCGTTTCGGGCAATATGACATGCGTTGCCTTTGACATGATTAAGGTAACTACTGTGCAGGTGCATGACAGCAATAGCATTTGACATGTCAAAGATATTTAATTTGGGGCTTTCTGCAGAGACCAAAGCGAATCGGATGACGATCTGATTTCCGGTCAGTTTTGTTGTTACTTGCAAAACAGTACTTGGTTATGATTTGAGCAAGATACATTGATCCCAGATCTGCGTTTACCGGCAACCTCCGTGTGCTGGCGACCACGTGTCTGTGCGCTGACCAATGGCAACGCTCCTAGCTATAGCTGAACGAAGCCATGTGAGGATCTGTAAAATGGCGGCGCAGTGGCGTGGAAAAGATGAGCTTATAATCACCGGCAACATGGACTTTCTGACCGCAAACACATTCAATGAGGTACGGCTTTGATACATACGTTTACTGCATACATGCGGCAAAATAAAAATTACTTGTACCACTTGTCTTTGGCCTTTTTCATACACGAAAAATGGCAAACCAGCACGCGGTGCCTACACGTGGATGTGAACGGCTAGtagtagctaacattagctgcgAATCGCATGGCGGCATGGGAAAATAACTGCTGGTGACACAAGTAACTAACTTTGTCTCCCTTATTTCACGATTTAGTTCGGCATAAAATAATCTTATTGGCTTTCTGCAAAGTAATACCTGTCTAAGTTGCCGTGACAGTAAGTTGAATGTGCTATAATTCAATGGGGAGTCAGCAAAGTTTCTTCTCTACTCGGAAAAAGCGATGTTCTGTCTGCTGCTAACGTTCATAGTTGCTGGACTCGCACACCTTCTGAAGACTGGTCGTGTTGGGTATCCGGAAGCTGGCAACAATGAATTGTCGGTTGGCGTCAATCAAAAGCAAATAATCAGATTAAATTGTTGAGTTTATTCTTTCGAATATTCTGCATTCACGTGGCTGCCGATATGGATATTTAGCAAAGTACTGGAACACACTCACTGTCCCATGCATAGCAGACAGGGGGACACATTACTTTTGTAATGTTGGAACGGGTACGGTCCAAGTGTTGGCATGCTACCTATGTCAACCATGGGCTCATACAAAAGTACATCCAATTCCTCTAAAATGCACCCGTATTTTACTCATTGTTTTTATATCATTGCATTTAGATTGCCTTTGCGTACCACCCATTTCAGTTAACATCCTCCATATATCATTCACACCTGTCAACACTGGTCTCACACCCAGGGTCTTGTTTTGTTGAACGAACAGCCGCTTTACTCTTGTGGCAAACAGCAAACAGTTGTAGCAAGTGTGATTGTATAGGCCTACCATTGACGTTAATAGGAGTGTCAGGCACCTCTTTGTACTACTATACTATCCCGCTCAATTAAAATAGATGATGTTTCCTGAGAGGTAATGAGGGATTAGTACAGAGGCCCTATGggttctggtccaaagtagtgtactatataaggaatagggtgccatttggaatgggctcaataataataaataacaaaTAACGTTAAGCCACGTTTTTCTGTTTTCCCCTTTCTGCACATTTTACAATGCTCCCGTTGttactgttcactgtctgctctcATCTCCCACACACGTATTGGTTGGGTGACTCTGAGAAGAGAACACTGACTGGGAactctcccaaatggcaccctactccctatagtgcactacttttcaccagagacCTAttggccttggtcaaaagtagtgcactgcactTCATATGTAATAGGATGCCATATGGGATTCAGCTTGTGACTAATCACGTTTCTCAAGAAAGCTCCATTTGGATCTATAAGCcttggtcataagtagtgcactgcatttgGGAATAGGGTGTCTTTTGGGACGTTGCCCCATAATCATATTATAGACAGACAGTGTCCCAGCAACAACCACCACACCCAGGGAGGGGCCTGTTGTTGTCAGGGAGGACAAGACAACGGCCTGTTGTTGGATAAATCAAACTGAAGTGTGGGAAGACTGTCTGAACATTTCCCTCCTCCGAGAGTGCAGAGTCTGAAAACATGGCATGCAGACACACTGCATACAAACGCAGCCTCATGGACTAACTGTCACTTTCTATGACAAGACAACGCATGTCCTTATGATGCGAGACACTTTGTGCTGCTGTTTTTACACCTCGTTGGATAAATCAAACTGAAGTGTGGGAATGACTGTCTGAACATTTCCCTCCTCCGCCCCCGCGTCAGGGCTCTGCTCTTCAACAGTCTGAAAACATGGCATGCAGACACACTCATTCTGATGGGAGGAGGAAGCATACAAACGCAGCCTCAACAAACACTATTGACTAGCTGCTTGTTTTATTGTATTCAGACTGCCCTTTGAGTTATGTTCCTCAAGTGTCTTTCAGGAGAAATGTGTTCACTTTCTCAATCTTTCCTTAATTCCCCCCGTCCTTCCTCTTTGCCACTTTCTCAATCTTTCCTTAATTCCCCCCCGTCCTTCCTCTTTGCCACTTTCTCAATCTTTCCTTAATTCCCCCGTCCTTCCTCTTTGCCACTTTCTCAATCTTTCCTTAATTCCCCCAGTGTCCTTCCTCTTTGCCACTTTCTCAATCCTTCCTCTTTGCCACTTTCTGTAAATACATTAAAGAAGAACATATGAGATTTCTCAATATTCCCCCCGTCCTTCCTCTTTGACAAAGTAAACAAATTCCCCGTATTTCTTTGGAGGAAGAACGTCAGAAGGGAGGGACTttggaccttctcctccaatacgGTTGggaaagagatgaggagatgggatgCGGGGAATCACAAAAATACTTATGATCGAGCAACTGTTTCtgtaggctgcgtttacacaggagGCCCATTTTTGCTTTGCtcttttgaccaatcaaatcAGATCTTTTTCCCAATAATTGGGCAGCCTATTTGCCTGACTCGTGATTGAACTTGTTCTCCCTTTCTGATCTTGTTGCTTGTTACAGGCTGTCCTGGGTAAAGGGGAAGTCAGTGATCTGGAAATGGACACTCACTCCTGCCTGGACCCTTCCATCCTGGCTATGTTTGAAGACTCCGCCGTAGCTGCAGAGGTCAGCATCAGGACATGATATGTTGGCCAACATTCAGATATACTGGGGCGTATTCATTACGCTGATTCTGTTGTAAAACGTTTCTTAAATAGAGTGCAAATGAAACGAGGAGGGAACTACCTGAATTAGTCCAATAGAAACGTGCTACAGTTTGGGTCTTAAACGGTTtctgtaatgaatacacccctgatgtAGACCCTGTTCCCGTCTGAGACCGGTTCtacatcagtggttcccaaacttcaGGTCGGGACCCAATCTGGGGTCCCCTGAGAAAATGTGTGATCTTATCAAACAAATTAAGATTTTTAAAATCTTGAAATGGGCATAGAGTACAACATTTTAGTGTCGACTAAGGGCCTTTTACACTATTAGAATGCTCTTTCATGTCATTATTATGGGTTGGGACAGCCTGCGGGGCATAAAGTGCAGGAAATATCGACACACAGCGTTAACTAGGGAATATCATGTTGCCAAGTGGGTCCCCTGCATTTTCTACTGTCAGTTTGGAGTCGTGTGCAGAAAAACTCCTGGTTTACATGAACTTGTCCAATTAGAAACACTCTGCCTGTTCCTGTCCAATTAGAAACACTCTGCCTCTTCCTGTCCAATTAGAAACACTCTGCCTGTTCCTGTCCAATTAGAAACACTCTGCCTCTTCCTGTCCAATTAGAAACACTCTGCCTGTTCCTGTCCAATTAGAAACACTCTGCCTGTTCCTGTCCAATTAGAAACACTCTGCCTGTTCCTGTCCAATTAGAAACACTCTGCCTGTTCCTGTCCAATTAGAAACACTCTGCCTGTTCCTCTGCAACTATTGTTTCCCGTCACAGAAATGAGAGATGCCATTTGTACTATTTTTAATTCATTCAATttatttcatttgtttttttttagaCTAGGAGCAGACTGGATGAGGAGAGTGAGTCCACGTTGTTGACAGCTCTAACGGAGATCCTGGACAGTGTTGACGATGAGACCCTGTCTCCCTTTGACACCCTGCCTGACACTGGGCTCTTCTCTGACCAGAGGCTACGGGACAACTCCCCGGTGGGTAAAAACCaagtgtgggtctgtgtgtgtgattcagAATTAATTGAGAATTAAGAGTAACCAGTGGTCCTGCTCTGAGACGCTGTGTGAAAACAGTCCCAGGTGTTCTTGTTTTGATGAGAATCAGGGGTACCACTTTTATTTTGGTTTTATCTGTAAGTCATGCTGAAAATGGTGTGTCTGTGGGAGAACAATGtgattgttgttttgtaattACTGTATTTCTCCTGTTTGGTGTGTTTCTCCAGTTGAGGCGGCTGCTGAGTTTAACACGGTCTCCACCTGATAAAGAAGCACTCTTTCGTTCCATAAAGACCCCCTCTTCAActtcatccccctcttcctctgttgGAAAGGTAGAAACCTCATCCCTTTCTGTTTTatggaagtgtgtgtgtcagattagGATTAGCTGTACTACTACTGGTAATCCCTCCTGTTAATCTAGGTTTACAGAGTTAATTTCAATGATAAAATAACTACTAGAAGagtgctctccaaccctgttcctggagagacaccctcctgtaggttttctctccaaccctgttcctggagagataccctcctggaggttttctctccaaccctgttcctggagagataccctcctggaggttttctctccaaccctgttcctggagagctaccct from Oncorhynchus keta strain PuntledgeMale-10-30-2019 chromosome 10, Oket_V2, whole genome shotgun sequence includes the following:
- the LOC118370578 gene encoding rano class II histocompatibility antigen, A beta chain-like, with the protein product MTPHGDRHPSMLKCSAYKYYPKQIRVTWLRNGQEVPSNMTSSEELANGDWHYQIHSYPEYTPTPGENIYCMVEYASFTEPKILHWDMSLPESERSKIAIGASGLVLGLVSAAAGLLYYNRRKIAIGASGLVLGLVSAAAGLLYYNRRKITIGASGLVLGVVSAAAGLLYYNRRKITIGASGLVLGVVSAAAGLLYYNRRKTTGGDGMELVPTSHTSQ